The window ACGTGTCGACGGCAGGGCCATGCCCACACCATTCCATAGGTTTTTCCGATGTCCAAGGTCTGGATTTCAGCATTGTCCTGTGTCGAGTGACGCGGTTGCCTGGGATCACCAACCCAGCAGGAGGCCGCCGATGGACAACACACTCGCTCGAACCGCCCTCGTCACGGGCGCCGCATCGGGCATGGGGCTCGCGACGGTCGAGCGGCTCGTCGCCGCCGGTTGGCGTGTCCTCGCCCTCGACGTCGCCGCCACGGCGGCCGACGCGAGTGCACCGTCCGGGGCGGGCGTCGTCGTCCCGATCGTGGCCGACGTCCGGTCGCGTGAGGCCGTGTCGGCCGCGATCGACTCGGCGCTCGACGCCGACGGCCGCATCGACCTCGTCGCGAACATCGCCGGGGTCTACCCGCCGACGACCCTCGAGACCTTCGACGAGTCGACCTATCGCCGCGTCTTCGACATCAACGTGCTCGGCGTCGTCAACGTCGTCGTGGCCGCACGGCCGCGTCTCGGGGACGGGTCGAGCGTCGTCAACTTCGCCTCCGTCGACGCGTTCGAGGTGTCGCCCGGCCAACTGCTCTACGGCGCATCGAAGGCGGCCGTCGTGATGCTCACGAAGTCGCTCGCCCTCGAGCTCGCACCGGCCGGCATCCGCGTGAACGGCATCGCGCCCGGCTGGGTCGCGACACCGGGCAACGCCGCGACCGGGCGCATGGCGGCCGCCGAAGCGAGCATCCCGCTCGGTCGTGTCGCCCGGCCGACGGAGATCGCCGCATAGGTGGAGTTGCTCGCCGATCCCGCGACGACCTCGTTCCTCACGGGGGAGACCATCGTGCTCTCCGGCGGCGCCGTCATCAGATAAGGAGTCGACATGCGACCCGAAACCTCGATCGTCATCACCGGTGCGGCACGCGGCCAGGGCGCCGCGCACGCCGCCGAACTCGCGCGTCCCGGGGTGCGCATCATCATGACCGACGTGCTCGACGACGACGGGGAGCGCGCCGCGGCGGTCCTCCGCGCAGCGGGCGGCGACGTCGTCTACCGGCATCTCGACGTGAGCGATCCCGCCGGCTGGGCGGCACTCGCCGACGAGCTCCGGCACGGTGACGCGCCCGTCAGCGGCCTCGTCAACAACGCCGGGATCCTGCGCCACGCGAGCATCGCCGACACGCCCCTCTCCGTGCTCGAACTTCACGAGCGCGTCAACGTCCACGGCCCGTTCCTCGGTATGCAGGCCCTCGGCCCGCTCATGGCGGGGGCCGGTCGCGGCTCGATCGTCAACGTCGCCTCGACGGCGGCCCTCGTCGGTTCGGCCGGCTACCTCGCCTACTCGGCGAGCAAGGCGGCCGTCATCGGCATGACGCGGGTCGCGGCCGTCGAGTTCGCGCCCGTCGTGCGCGTCAACGCGATCTGCCCCGGCGGCGTCGCAACGCCGATGAACGACGACGAGCCCGAGGGCGGATCGTCCACCGGAACACCCCTCGGCCGTCGCGCGAGCGTCGAGGAGATCTCGCCGCTCATCGCGTTCCTGCTCTCCGAACGGTCCTCGTTCGTGACCGGCTCGATTCTCACCATCGACGGCGGACTCACCGCCGTCTGATGCCTCCCGCGGGGCGCGCAACGGAGCCGCCGTACGGGAACAACCGGAAGGAAACACCATGAAACCCAACCGAACCGCGACCCGGATCGCCGCGATCGCCGCGACGGCACTCGTCGCCTGCACCCTCGTCGCGTGCACGGAGACGACAACGGCGACGACCGTCGACGAGAACTGCACGCCCGCACACGAGGGGCTCTCGACCGTGTCGGCGGGCACCCTCACGGTCGGCGTTCCCGAGAACCTGCCGTACACGCGCACCGAGGGGACCGATGCGAGCGGCTTCGAGATCGACCTCGTCCGGAAACTCGCCGAGGCCGAGTGCCTCGCACTCGCGTTCGTCCCGATCACCTACGCCAACGGCATCCCGATGATCAGCGAACAGCACAGCGTCGACCTGATCACCGGCGGCTGGTACGTGACCGAGGAACGCGCGCAGCAGGTCGGATTCACGACGCCCACCTACTTCGATTCCATGGCCATCATCTCGAAGGACGGCATCTCGACGGTCGCCGGACTGGAAGGGATCGGTGCCGTGGGCAGCGGTGCCGGGTTCTCGTGGGAGGCCGACATGTCCGCGATCCTCGGCTCGAACCTGCAGACCTATCCGAGCACCGTCGAGATCAAGCAGGACCTGCTCAACGGTCGGCTCCAGGCGGGGCTCGACGGGTACGCCGTCGCGGTCGAGGCTTACAAGGACACCGACTACCAGGTGAAGATCGCCGAGCCGGACGACCGCGTCGCGATCACGACGGACGCACCCGTCATCGCGTTCCCGATCGACAAGGACAACCAGGCGCTGAACGACGCACTCAGCGAACAGATCGACGCGTTCCGCGAGGACGGGACGCTCGCCGAGATCGTCGCCGCGTCCGAGCTGCCGGACAGCCTCGTCGTGCCCGCCGACCGAGCGGCGACGTCCATCCGCTGACGCTCGACGGGGACGGCACGGCGACCGTTCCGTCCCCGTCCGGACGACGAGGAATCATCCATGAACGCACCACTCATCAATCACCAGCACCATCTCGACGCCGCAGTCCCGGGTCGAGATCTCCCACCTCAAGAAGCACTTCGGCGACAACGAGGTGCTCAAGGACATCTCGATGACGGTCGAGCCGGGCAGCGTGACGGCCCTCATCGGCCCGTCCGGATCGGGCAAGAGCACCCTCCTGCGCTGCGTCAACCTGCTCGAGACACCCGACTCCGGGAGCGTCTCGGTCGGTGACCTCACGATCACCGCGGGCGATTCGGTCCACGCCGCCGACCTGCTGTCCCTGCGGCGCAGGGTCGGCATGGTCTTCCAGTCCTTCAACCTGTTCCCGCACTTCACGGTGCTGCGCAACGTCGCGTTCCCGCAGGAGCGGATCCTGGGGCGGAGCCGGGCCGAGGCGGAGGAGCGGGCCATGACGCTGCTCGGCCGGGTCGGGCTCGCGGACAAGGCCCAGCAGCACCCGGCCCGCTGCTCGGGCGGACAGCAGCAGCGCATCGCGATCGTGCGCGCACTCGCCCTCGAACCGCAGGCGATGCTCTTCGACGAGCCAACGAGCGCCCTCGATCCCGAGGTCGGCATCGAGGTGCTCGCGGTCATGCGCGAACTCGCGGACTCGGGCATGACCATGATCGTCGTCACGCACGAGATGCAGTTCGCGCGCGACGTCTCCGACCACCTCGTGGTCATGGCGGACGGGTACATCGTCGAGGAGGGCGACCTGCGCGCCATCATGTCCGACCCGCAGCACGAACGCACCAAGCGGTTCCTGAGCGCGGTCCTGGAGCGATGACATGAACGTCTTCCTCGCCGTGCTCGCCGGCCTGCCGATGACCCTGCTCGTCACGGTCGTCGCGTTCGCGATCGGGCTCGTCGGCGGCATCCCGCTCATGCTCGGGTTGCGTTCGCCGATCACCGCCGTGCGGCTCGCCGTGCGCTTTGTCGTCGACCTCGTCCGGGGTGTCCCACCGATCGTGTGGCTGTTCCTCATCTACTTCGGTGTGCAACTCGGCACGGTGCGCCTCACGTCGTTCACGGCCGCCGTCATCGGGCTCGGCATCATCTCGAGCGCCTACCTCGCCGAGATCTACCGAGGCGGCTTCGCGGTGCTGCCGGCCGGTCAGGCGGAGGCGGCCGAGGCACTCGGCCTCGGGAGGTCGACGACCTTCTTCCGGGTGCTCTCACCGCAGGCGTTCACGACCGCGATGCCCTCGATGACGACCTACCTCCTGAGCCTCGTGAAGGACTCGTCCATCGCGTCGACGATCGGGGTCATGGACATGGTCTTCATGTCGAACCAGTTCGCCCGACAGAACCCGCAGGTGGCCGGCTACGTCCCGTTCCTCGTCGCGGCCGGCGTCTACCTCGTCGTGAGCGTGCCGATCGCGATCGCGGCACGCCGACTCGACACCCGACTCCGGGCAGGTGCGTGATGGACGTCCTCGAGTTCCTCCCGAAGCTCCTCGACGGCCTGCTCGTGAGCCTGCAGCTCACGGTCATCTCGCTCGTGTTCGGCTACGTCATCGGGACGCTGTTCGCCCTCGGTGTCTCATCCCGCAACCCGTGGCTGCACTGGCCCTGCCTCGTGCTCGTCGAGATCGGCCGCGGCATCCCGGCGCTCGTCGTGCTCTACATGGTCTACTACGGCCTCCCGGCCTTCGGACTGCCGTTCGACAACTTCACCTCCGCGGCCGCGGGCCTCACGTTCACCGTGGCGGCCTACTCGTCGGAGATGATCCGGGCCGGCATCGCGTCGGTTCCCCGCGGTCAGCGCGAGGCGTCCGCCGCGCTCGGACTGAGCCCGACCACGACCTTCCTGCGGGTCGTGCTGCCGCAGGGGCTGCGCTCCTCCATCCCCGCGCTCATGGGACTCGCGATCATGTCCTTCCAGGGCACGTCGCTCGCCTACTCGATCTCCGTGAACGAGCTCATGAGCCAGGCCTACCAGGTGTCGACGACGACGTTCCAGTACCTCGCGGTCTATGCGCTCGCTGGTCTCGTCTTCGCCGCGATCGCCGTCCCCGCGACATGGCTGTCGGTCGGTGTCGAGCGCCGTCTCTCACGCGGGTTCCGCTGACCGAGCAGCGGGTGCGCGGGCCGTCGCGCACCCGCACCCGCACCCCGGTGGACGGTCCGGGTGACCAACCGTCCGACGCGTTCCGGCCCCCGCCGGAACGTCCCCCGGGGGCCGCGACGTCGACCCCCGCCATCGGAAAGGAAGCACACGCCCATGTCCCGCTACTGCGTCATCGGAGCCGGTGCCGCCGGCATGGCCGCCCTCGTGAAGCTGACCGAAGCCGGTCTCGACGCGGACTGCTTCGAGCGGACGGACCGCGTCGGCGGCCACTGGAACACCGACTACGAGGCCCTCCACCTCATCACCTCCCGCGACATGACCCACTTCGACGGCTTCCCGATGCCGCCGGAGTAGCCCCACTTCCCACGACGCACGCAGGTCGTCGACTACCTCCGGTCGTATGCGAGCGCGCACGAGCTGTACGATCGCATCGAATTCGGCGTGACGGTCGACGCGGTCGAACCGCTCGGGACGAGCGGCCCCGTCGGCTCCGCGGGCTGGATCGTCTCGCTCTCCGACGGACGGCGCCTCGAGTACGACGGCGTCCTCGTCGCGAACGGACACCTCTGGGACCGCAAGGTCCCGGACTTCCCCGGCACGTTCGACGGCACGCAACTCCACTCGAGCGAGTACACGAACACCGACGATCTCGCGGGCCCGCGAGTCCTCGTCGTCGGCGCCGGCAACTCGGCGTGCGACCTCGCGGTCGATGCCGCGCAGCACCGCTACGAGGTCGACATCGTGATCCGCGAGGGCACCTACTTCCAGCCGAAGACGTACTTCGGCGTGCCCCGCCAGGAGGTGTCCTGGCTGAAGGAGTTCGCACCGGACGAGGTCGATCTGCTCACCCGACTGCTCGCACGGGTCTCGATCGGGGAGTGGTTCGACTACCCGGGAATGCCCGAGCCCCCGGTCCGGACGCTCGCGGAGGGTCGCACCGTCGTCAACGACCTGCTGCTCTACTGGGTACATCACGGCCGCGTGTCGGTCGTCCCGGGCATCGAACGGCTCGAGGGTCGTTCGGTGCGGTTCACCGACGGTACGGTGCGCGACTACGACACGATCCTGTGGGCGACCGGATTCCACGCGAGTGTGCCGTTCCTCGACGAGTCACTCGTCGAGCGTCGTCGTGGCGTGCCGCTCCGGTACGCGGCGGGCATCGTCCCCAAGGGCCTCGAGAAGCTGTACTACATCGGGCTCAGCGCGCCGCGTGGGCCGCAGATCCCGGTCTACGGCGTGCAGGCGACTCGGGCGATCCGCATGATCCGGCTGCACGAGGACTCCCCACACGGGTTCGCCGCGGTGACGGAGTACCTCTCGGGGCTCCAGGACGCGGACGACCGCATCGACATCGTTCGTGCGACGTGGGAGGAGCAACTGTCCGACACCGACCGGCTCCTCGACGCGTTCGAGCGCGCCCGCTCCGGCGCGAACGCGACCGTCTGACCCGCCGGCCCGGGGCCGTGCGTCGTCACGGCCCCGGGCCCCTCCATCTGGTGCCGGCTGAGGGACTCGAACCCTCACACCCTCTCGGATAGCGCATTTTGAGTGCGCCGCGTCTGCCATTCCGCCAAGCCGGCCCGTTCGATCGATCACCATACCGTAGGCTTTCACCGTGACTGAAGAAGCATCGCAGGCCCCGCGGAGAGTCGTCGTCGCCGAGGACGAGTCGCTCATCCGGCTCGACATCGTCGAGATCCTCCGCGACAACGGATTCGACGTCGTCGGAGAGGCGGGTGACGGCGAGACCGCCGTGGCCCTGGCGAAGGAGCTCCGCCCCGACCTCGTCATCATGGACGTCAAGATGCCGCAGCTCGACGGCATCTCGGCGGCGCAGCAGCTGAGCGACGGCAATATCGCGCCGGTCGTGCTGCTGACGGCGTTCAGCCAGAAGGAGCTCGTCGAGCGGGCCACGGAGGCGGGCGCACTCGCGTACGTCGTGAAGCCGTTCACGCAGAACGACCTCCTCCCGGCCATCGAGATCGCCCTCGCCCGCCACGCCCAGTTCATCGCGCTCGAGGCCGAGGTCGCCGACCTCACCGACCGCTTCGAGACCCGCAAGCAGGTCGACCGCGCGAAGGGCCTCCTGACCGCGAAGATGGGCCTCTCGGAGCCCGAGGCGTTCCGGTGGATCCAGAAGGCCTCGATGGACCGTCGACTCACGATGCTCGAGGTGGCCCAGGCCGTCATCCAGCAGCTGTCCGCACCGAAGAAGGGGCGCGGCAACGACGACGAGAAGGACGCGGACTGACCCGTCCACGTCATCGTGACGACGGTGCCGGAACGACATCCGTCGTCGCGGACGTCATGACGCCGCACCCGATGGGTTCGCCCGGCGACGCAGCGTCGCGTCGGCGGACGGACCGATCGGAGCCCGATCGCATGCACCGCGGGAGTGCGCGGACGATGAGCCCGACTGGTTCGACATGACCCGGGTCACACTCGCTCGGCTCGATGCGCGAGGTGCGGACCGCGACCAGCTCGTGCGATTCCTCACGAGCGAACGCTTCCCGTTCCACGTGGCGTCGCATCCCGACCGCGCGACGGTCCTCGAGCGCATCGACCGCGGCGACTTCGACGAGCGAGGTCGCCTGGTGCGCTGGGTCCGCACCGACGGAGCCGACACCGTCGGCCTCCTGCGCGTCGAGGACGCGGACGATCCGACCCCGATGCTCGACCTCCGGCTCGGTGAGGCCCACCGTGGACGGGGGCTCGGGACCGCGGCGCTCCGCCGCGCGTGCGATCTCGTCTTCGGTACGTTGCCGGACGTCGATCGATTCGAGGGTTCCACGCGCTCGGACAACGTCGCGATGCGCCGGGCGTTCCGGCGCGCGGGATGGGTCAAGGAGGCCGTCCACCGGGAGGCCTGGCCGGGACGTGACGGTGCACGGTTCGATGCGATCGGCTACGCGATGCTGCGCGGCGATTGGCAGCGCGGCACGGTCACGCCCGTTCGCTGGACGGACGAGATCGACTGACGATTTCGTCCGACCCCGCCGCGGTGTCCCAGGCGGTCACGCCGCACACCGAACGGCTGCGGCCCGTGAACGGCCGACACGCCCCGAACGAGCGCGTGTACGAACGCAATATTTGCACCCGCGCACGGATCGGCCGCCGAGGCCCGCTAGCGTGCGTCGCGGAGGTAGTTCGTGATGCGGATCGTCGACAGGCGACGCCCGTCGGCGTCGGTCACGACGATCTCGTGCACGGCCGTCGACCCGCCGAGGTGGATCGCCGTGCACGTGCCCGTCACCCACCCGGTCTTCGCCGAGCCCGTGTGCGTCGCGTTGAGGTCGACCCCGACGGCGTAGCGGCCGGGGCCCGCGTGCAGGTTCGCGGCGAACGATCCCAGTGTCTCGCCGAGGGCCGCGGACGCACCGCCGTGGAGCAGACCGAACGGCTGGGTGTTGCGGGCCACGGGCATGACGGCGACCGCCCGCTCGGCCGAGAGCTCGACGAAGCGCACACCCATCGACGTCGCGAGGGTCCCGACCGGCGTGCCGCGAAGGAGCGCCGCCTGATCCGGCACCCGCAGTCCGTTCACGATCTCCGGTTCCGCATCCTGCACCGGGTTCTCGGATCCCATGGTCCTCCTCGACCGCGCCGCTAGGCTGACCCCGTGTCAGCGACAGCTCAGCCTACCCTCATGGTCATCGACGGTCACTCGCTCGCCTTCCGCGCGTTCTTCGCGCTCCCGGTCGACAGCTTCGTGACGGCCGACGGCCAGCACACGAACGGCATCCACGGCTTCATCTCGATGCTCATCAACCTGCTGAAGGAGGAGAAGCCGACGCACCTGGCCGTGGCCTTCGACATCTCGCGACACTCCTTCCGGACGCGCGAGTACCCCGAGTACAAGGCGACGCGCGATGCGACGCCGCCCGAGTTCAAGGGCCAGATCCCCCTTCTGCAGGACGCCCTCCACGCGATGGGCATCCAGACGATCACGAAGGAGGACTACGAGGCCGACGACATCCTCGCGACCCTCGCGACGGAGGGCCGTGAGGCGGGCTACCGCGTGCTCGTCGTCTCGGGCGACCGCGACAGCATCCAGATGGTGAACGACGAGGTCACGCTCCTGTACCCGTCGACGCAGGGCGTCTCGAAGCTCACGCGCTACGACCCTGAGAAGGTGTTCGAGCGCTACGCCGTGCGCCCCGAGCAGTACCCCGACGTCGCGGCCCTCGTGGGGGAGAAGAGCGACAACCTCCCCGGCGTGCCCAAGGTGGGGGAGAAGACCGCCGCGAAGTGGCTCGCGAAGTGGGACTCGCTGCAGGGCATCCTCGATCACGAGGACGAGATCCCGGGCAAGGTCGGCGAGTCGTTCCGCGAGCACAAGGGCGAGGCGATCCGCAACCGGAAGCTCAACCGACTCGTGACCGACGTCGAGCTCCCGGTCGGGCCGAAGGACCTCGAGCGCGGCCAGATCGATGTCGCGAAGGTCCGGGAGGTGTTCACTCGTCTCCAGTTCCGCACGCTGCAGGAGCGCGTCCTGGCACTCGCCGCCGACGCACCCGAGCAGTCGGGCGCGGACGAGGCGGCCGAGGCGGCGCCCGTGCGCGGTGAACTGCTCGACGAGGAACTCGAGCTCTGGATCGCGCGAGCCGTCGAGGCGGCCCCGGACGGTCTCGCGCTCACCGTGCGTCAGTCCGACGGCGCGGTCACCGAGATCGGCGTCGCGGGCGAGACCGAGGCGACCGCGCTCGGCTGGTTGCCCGAACGGGCCGACTACGCCCCCTTCGAGTCCTGGCTCGCCTCCGACGCGCCCAAGCTGCTCTTCGACGCGAAGCCGCAGGTCGAGGCGCTGCGGCGCGCGGGGCTCGAGATCGGCGGCGAACTCCGCGACGCCCAGGTCGCCGCGTGGCTGCACCGCCCGCAGAACCCGCCGAAGCGACTCGCCGAGCTCGTCCAGCAGCAGCTCGACGAGGCCCTTCCCGAGGGCGACCCGAACGAGCTCGTCCCGCTCGACGAGTCCGTCTCCTACGCCGCCTCGGACGCGTGGTTCACACGCCGGGCCACGCTCGCCGCGATCGAGCGGCTCGCGGAGCCGGTGCGCGGGGTCTTCGACGACATCGAGACGCCGCTCGTCCCCGTGCTCGCCCGCATGGAACTGCAGGGCGTGACGATCGACCGAGCGTTCCTCCAGGGTCTCGCCGACGACCTCAGCGAGCGCATCCGGTGCTACGAGGCCGAGGCCTTCGAGGCGGCGGGCGGTGAACCGTTCAACCTCGGCTCGCCGAAGCAATTGCAGACCGTGCTGTTCGAGCGACTCGAGATGCCGAAGACACGCAAGACGAAGACGGGGTTCTCGACCGACGCGGAGTCGCTCGCGGAGCTCGAACGCTCGACCCCGCACCCGTTCCTCGGTGCGCTCCGGCGTCACCGCGACGCGGTCAAGCTGCGGCAGATCATGGAGACGCTCCTCAAGTCGATCGGCGACGACTCCCGCATCCACACGACGTACGTGCAGGTGGGCTCCGCATCGGGCCGCCTGAGCTCGACCGATCCGAACCTGCAGAACATCCCCATCCGCTCGAGCGAGGGGCGGCAGATCCGCCGGGCGTTCGTGCACGGCCCCGACTTCGTCGAACTCCTCACGGCCGACTACTCGCAGATCGAGATGCGCATCATGGCGCACCTCTCGGGCGACCAGGAGCTCATCGCCGCCTTCAACCGCGGCGAGGACCTGCACCGCTTCGTCGGTTCCCGCGTCTTCGGCGTGGAGCCCGCCGACGTGACGTCGGACATGCGCTCGAAGGTCAAGGCGATGTCGTACGGCCTCGCGTACGGCCTCAGCGCGTTCGGTCTGTCCAAGCAGTTGCAGATCGACGTCGCCGAGGCGAAGCGGCTCATGATCGAGTACTTCGAGCGGTTCGGGAAGGTGCGCGACTACCTGCGCGACGTCGTCGCGCAGGCGCGGGAGGACGGCTACACGCAGACCATCTTCGGTCGCCGTCGCCCGTTCCCCGACCTCAGCTCGCCCAACCGCATCGCGCGCGAGAACGCCGAGCGTGCGGCCCTCAACTCCCCGATCCAGGGCTCGGCCGCCGACATCATCAAGCGTGCCATGATCGCGATCGACCGACGCATCGCCGACGAGGGACTCGACAGTCGCATGCTGCTGCAGGTGCACGACGAACTCGTGCTCGAGGTCGCGGCGGGGGAGGGCGACCGTCTGGAGGCGCTCGTGCGCGAGGAGATGTCGGGTGCCGCCGATCTCAGCGTGCCGCTCGACGTGCAGGTCGGCCGCGGCCCGAACTGGGACGAGGCGGGACACTGAGCGCACCGGGCCCAGCGCCGTCGTCGCCGCTCCCGCAGCACGGTGTCCTGGGCGAGTTCCTCGCGGGCGTCGGCACGTACCTGCGCGGATTCCGCATGTACGCGACGAGCCCGGGGCTCATGCTCCTCGGTGCGCTCCCGGCGCTCATCGTCGGACTCGTGTTCCTCGCTGCACTCGTCGTGCTCGCACTCAACGCGACACACCTCGCGGAGCTCCCGACGCCGTTCTCGGTGAGCTGGGACGAGGGATGGCGGACCGCGCTGCGGGCGCTCGTCGCCGTCGGACTCTTCGCCGCGGGCGTCGCGCTCGGCGTCGTGACGTACGCCGCGCTGACGCTCACGATCGGTGCCCCCTTCTACGAGCGCATCCAGGTCGCGACCGAGCAGCGACTCGGCGGCATCGACCGACCCGTCGAGTTGCCGTTCTGGGCCTCCGTCCGCCGGAGCATCGCCGACGGCCTCCGACTCCTGCTCGTCGCGGCCGCGACGGCACTCGTGGTGTTCCTCGCCGGCCTCGTCCCCGTGGTCGGGAGCGTCGTGGGCTGGACGCTCGGCGCGCTGTTCGGAGGCCGTGCCCTCGCGCTCGAGCTCACGGGCACCGCGGGGGACGCGCGTGGCATGACCCTCGCCGCGCGTCGGCGTCTGCTGCGCTCGCGCCGGGCACGGTCGATCGGCTTCGGCGTGTGTGCCTACCTCACGTTCCTCGTGCCGGGCGGGGCCGTCATCGGCACCCCAGCGGCCTCCGCCGCCGGCACGATCCTGCTCCGCGAACTGCGCGGCGAAGCGACGACCCGCTCGTCGGGCCTCGCCTCGAGGGTGGAGGGGCGCCCGGCGTAGGATCGCGTGCATGACGACGAGCGCTCCCGCACCACGAACCCCGTCCGACGTCGACCGCATCGCCGAGGCGTGGCACGCGACGAGCGTGGAGCTGCGGCCCGAGCGGCGCGTGGAGCTCGGGCTCGAGGGTGATCGCAGCGCGTACGGCGACTACTCGCCGGCCCGATTCGACGCGGAGCGCGCGGCCGCGCAGCACGTGCTCGAGGAGCTCGACGGGGTCGAGCCCGTCGACGACGTCGACCGGGTGACCCTCCTCGAGCTGCGGCGCACGCTCGGCCTCGAGCTCGAGTCGCTCGACGCGCAGCTCGGCTACCGCGATCTGTCGAACATCGCGTCCCCCGCACAGGACGTCCGCATGACGTTCGACCTCATGCCGACCGCGACGAGCGACGACCTCGATGCGATCGCCCGCCGACTCGCGAACGTGCCCGCAGCGCTGCGCGGATACACCGAGACGCTCCGCGAGGGGATCCGTCGCGGCGTCGTCCCGGCCCGCCGCCAGGTCGAGGAGGTCATCACGCAGACCCGTGCCTATGCGACGCCCGGCGGCTTCTTCACGGGGCTGACGCAGCTCGCCCCCGAGGGCGTCGACGTGAGCGAGGGCCTCCGGGCCGATCTCGAACGTGGCGCGTCCGAGGCCGAGGGGGCGTACGGCGACCTCGCCGCGTTCCTCACCGACGAGCTCGCACCCGCCGCGACCGAGGTGGACGCCGTCGGGCGCACCCACTACGCGCTCGCGTCGCGTGGCTTCCTCGGTGCGGCCGTCGATCTCGACGAGACCTACGAGTGGGGGCTCGCCGAACTCGCACGCATGGTCGCCGAGCAGGAGTCGATCGCGAACGAGATCCTGCCCGGCGCGAGCGTCGGGGAGGCGATCGACCACCTCGACGCCGACCCGGCCCGCAAGCTGCACGGCACCGACGCGCTCCGGGCGTGGATGCAGACCACGAGCGATGCCGCGGTCGAGGCGCTCGCCGGCAGCCACTTCGACATCCCGGAGCCGCTGCGTCGGCTCGAGTGCCTCATCGCGCCGACCGAGGAGGGCGCGATCTACTACACGGGCCCGTCCGAGGACTTCTCGCGGCCCGGACGCATGTGGTGGTCCGTCA is drawn from Pseudoclavibacter chungangensis and contains these coding sequences:
- a CDS encoding ANTAR domain-containing response regulator gives rise to the protein MTEEASQAPRRVVVAEDESLIRLDIVEILRDNGFDVVGEAGDGETAVALAKELRPDLVIMDVKMPQLDGISAAQQLSDGNIAPVVLLTAFSQKELVERATEAGALAYVVKPFTQNDLLPAIEIALARHAQFIALEAEVADLTDRFETRKQVDRAKGLLTAKMGLSEPEAFRWIQKASMDRRLTMLEVAQAVIQQLSAPKKGRGNDDEKDAD
- a CDS encoding GNAT family N-acetyltransferase, whose translation is MTRVTLARLDARGADRDQLVRFLTSERFPFHVASHPDRATVLERIDRGDFDERGRLVRWVRTDGADTVGLLRVEDADDPTPMLDLRLGEAHRGRGLGTAALRRACDLVFGTLPDVDRFEGSTRSDNVAMRRAFRRAGWVKEAVHREAWPGRDGARFDAIGYAMLRGDWQRGTVTPVRWTDEID
- a CDS encoding transporter substrate-binding domain-containing protein — encoded protein: MKPNRTATRIAAIAATALVACTLVACTETTTATTVDENCTPAHEGLSTVSAGTLTVGVPENLPYTRTEGTDASGFEIDLVRKLAEAECLALAFVPITYANGIPMISEQHSVDLITGGWYVTEERAQQVGFTTPTYFDSMAIISKDGISTVAGLEGIGAVGSGAGFSWEADMSAILGSNLQTYPSTVEIKQDLLNGRLQAGLDGYAVAVEAYKDTDYQVKIAEPDDRVAITTDAPVIAFPIDKDNQALNDALSEQIDAFREDGTLAEIVAASELPDSLVVPADRAATSIR
- a CDS encoding amino acid ABC transporter ATP-binding protein, with the protein product MTSTISTPQSRVEISHLKKHFGDNEVLKDISMTVEPGSVTALIGPSGSGKSTLLRCVNLLETPDSGSVSVGDLTITAGDSVHAADLLSLRRRVGMVFQSFNLFPHFTVLRNVAFPQERILGRSRAEAEERAMTLLGRVGLADKAQQHPARCSGGQQQRIAIVRALALEPQAMLFDEPTSALDPEVGIEVLAVMRELADSGMTMIVVTHEMQFARDVSDHLVVMADGYIVEEGDLRAIMSDPQHERTKRFLSAVLER
- a CDS encoding amino acid ABC transporter permease, whose translation is MNVFLAVLAGLPMTLLVTVVAFAIGLVGGIPLMLGLRSPITAVRLAVRFVVDLVRGVPPIVWLFLIYFGVQLGTVRLTSFTAAVIGLGIISSAYLAEIYRGGFAVLPAGQAEAAEALGLGRSTTFFRVLSPQAFTTAMPSMTTYLLSLVKDSSIASTIGVMDMVFMSNQFARQNPQVAGYVPFLVAAGVYLVVSVPIAIAARRLDTRLRAGA
- a CDS encoding PaaI family thioesterase yields the protein MGSENPVQDAEPEIVNGLRVPDQAALLRGTPVGTLATSMGVRFVELSAERAVAVMPVARNTQPFGLLHGGASAALGETLGSFAANLHAGPGRYAVGVDLNATHTGSAKTGWVTGTCTAIHLGGSTAVHEIVVTDADGRRLSTIRITNYLRDAR
- a CDS encoding SDR family NAD(P)-dependent oxidoreductase; translated protein: MRPETSIVITGAARGQGAAHAAELARPGVRIIMTDVLDDDGERAAAVLRAAGGDVVYRHLDVSDPAGWAALADELRHGDAPVSGLVNNAGILRHASIADTPLSVLELHERVNVHGPFLGMQALGPLMAGAGRGSIVNVASTAALVGSAGYLAYSASKAAVIGMTRVAAVEFAPVVRVNAICPGGVATPMNDDEPEGGSSTGTPLGRRASVEEISPLIAFLLSERSSFVTGSILTIDGGLTAV
- a CDS encoding SDR family NAD(P)-dependent oxidoreductase — translated: MDNTLARTALVTGAASGMGLATVERLVAAGWRVLALDVAATAADASAPSGAGVVVPIVADVRSREAVSAAIDSALDADGRIDLVANIAGVYPPTTLETFDESTYRRVFDINVLGVVNVVVAARPRLGDGSSVVNFASVDAFEVSPGQLLYGASKAAVVMLTKSLALELAPAGIRVNGIAPGWVATPGNAATGRMAAAEASIPLGRVARPTEIAA
- a CDS encoding amino acid ABC transporter permease produces the protein MDVLEFLPKLLDGLLVSLQLTVISLVFGYVIGTLFALGVSSRNPWLHWPCLVLVEIGRGIPALVVLYMVYYGLPAFGLPFDNFTSAAAGLTFTVAAYSSEMIRAGIASVPRGQREASAALGLSPTTTFLRVVLPQGLRSSIPALMGLAIMSFQGTSLAYSISVNELMSQAYQVSTTTFQYLAVYALAGLVFAAIAVPATWLSVGVERRLSRGFR